One part of the Eleginops maclovinus isolate JMC-PN-2008 ecotype Puerto Natales chromosome 14, JC_Emac_rtc_rv5, whole genome shotgun sequence genome encodes these proteins:
- the ank2b gene encoding ankyrin-2b isoform X2 gives MYSRSSSHESVLSVFDEDIELTFPMAIEDRTSPESLASLSKYRRLSPDSPVPDFRQALLATYPEFNAYRSLSPWSLCSDEDLETDLSIPWLFEDRATSPGSCASPYELRPLSPDSPIPKFTRTLPETSISQMYSRSSSPESVLSDLEIKLPFPTFLESRPSSPESQASVRLSPDSPLPDFIRPTFGLHEHFCGSGPSSPESMCSEIEHFGISLGSLVHDNRLSSPGSGASGDQYQPLSPDSPLPEYRPAISERVIVNVGYRSSSPESTESDIEYALSELLMPINYSVEDRPDSPESQGSEVQDDEPLSSETQISDFTKTFENKMMTVRDISPTQCLGSDDLLQTCPAERSASFESHKGDTVVSTTMALLSPETLTPEYTLTYDAELWKLISQVHDPQYVGETFSSRTGFMQCIGSTIENESVPGDEQDNKIEAKNEHDLTVNNSEGTHIFTSSATAGFLCTSSAQVISEIPLSKSDIPVSESLPPVIEHILSSGAAPYRQTKYTFEKPFPEVHTESDDDWILICASDSEDDDLPYSPESLINYRPISPDSVMEERASSPESVTSVNEFRPLSPDSPIPEFTISMPEYVSFLRSASCSPETLASDIDYASFENMEFQLEECRQSSPDYTLSEDENERERPLSSQSLPEYRPMSLESAMQMGKRASSPESMPEFNENRSLSPDSPIPQFTVPLEYTFTHRSSSPESMGSDSECELMVTSSRDPETDRPPSRESMSSSNEFSRLIPDSPVPDFMRILSSYFIDATLVDRSSSPVSFSSDSEFVALPIDCWIDDSPRPLSPQTVDSEDELAFCCEDTEPLSPVTHCDTSLASQSLSLPHKVPMAETLSLIPTSETKSKDGNINPDLQKMTGPEVLSYERIQWESEAESNSTLQTTVCEEDFPKDFSVKPSTVQVTPREGKKILLIHAGELKKNKAGSQRAPAQILEEPQSLTTDEVQSTHVSAIKLTEDSRKIGLVFDDDKPIKSIPLQLPEQNIHTTHRSVTPVLPASENTSCFMSDRSLRPSGFEQSSELFSPMSGQFLVPPDYEAIFSGHQTLRVSESSQVFFNYLSPVSSVFDDSISAHGGTEVTSKGHFENPEDFEFSPDFNRVVSEFEKTASEFEHEHSKVLPKELRKGSASPQHSDSDGEFFDCKQALSDNSEPEEMKLKQEIAYRISEPPSPMPGIRSDLAMKGSPEYTAHSFLGVEDYKRFSSGSESLSELAYDSEGSREYQTEAYPPVCEELPSRDQAGYHDDDDFLGREIAEELGLLSSDSSEEEVLTTRVVRRRVIIQADDLPDIPPQTVTEEKYTDEHGNMVVKKITRKVIRKYVSPDGMETQEVTIEGSHQETVHIEEGDTVSRVVKRTVLRSEGDQRELTFSEPLALGAATSSEFEVEPVKGRKVSKVVKTTVVRGERMEKQTGDPSLAADLPSARKDFEKALSYAGGFGKVLLPHVVEREVVQDDGSVVKRSEMRKSRTQKRTVVRDSQGKHVHLERHDDPPDALQPDALQLHLHRLLQRYCEDDQEEEEEEEEEEEEEEEEWFE, from the exons ATGTATTCAAGGTCTTCTTCACATGAGTCAGTGTTATCTGTTTTCGACGAGGACATTGAGTTAACTTTCCCAATGGCTATAGAAGACAGAACTTCTCCTGAGTCTTTAGCATCTTTGAGTAAGTACAGAAGACTTTCTCCTGACTCTCCTGTACCTGACTTCAGACAGGCTTTGCTAGCAACATATCCTGAGTTTAATGCTTACAGGTCATTGTCACCATGGTCATTATGTTCAGATGAGGATTTAGAGACGGATTTGTCTATCCCTTGGCTTTTTGAGGACAGAGCAACATCTCCGGGTTCGTGTGCGTCTCCTTATGAACTAAGACCTCTTTCGCCAGACTCACCAATTCCTAAATTTACACGAACACTACCAGAGACCTCCATATCCCAAATGTATTCAAGGTCTTCTTCACCTGAGTCTGTTTTGTCAGATTTGGAAATAAAACTACCCTTCCCAACATTCTTGGAAAGCAGACCTTCATCTCCTGAATCTCAAGCGTCAGTCAGACTTTCACCTGATTCCCCTTTACCTGACTTTATACGACCAACGTTTGGATTACATGAACACTTCTGTGGAAGCGGGCCATCATCACCAGAGTCCATGTGTTCGGAAATAGAACATTTTGGTATAAGCCTAGGGTCCCTAGTTCATGACAATAGACTATCTTCACCTGGCTCAGGGGCATCTGGAGATCAATACCAGCCCCTCTCACCAGACTCCCCCTTACCTGAGTACAGACCAGCAATCTCTGAACGTGTTATTGTGAATGTTGGCTATAGATCATCCTCCCCTGAATCCACTGAATCAGATATTGAATATGCGTTGAGTGAGTTGTTGATGCCCATCAACTATAGTGTAGAGGATAGGCCAGATTCTCCTGAATCACAAGGATCAGAAGTACAAGATGATGAACCTCTATCATCTGAAACACAAATATCTGATTTTacaaagacatttgaaaataaaatgatgactGTGAGAGACATATCACCAACACAATGTTTAGGTTCAGATGATTTGTTACAAACGTGTCCAGCAGAGAGGTCAGCCTCTTTTGAATCACATAAGGGAGATACTGTTGTATCAACAACAATGGCACTTTTGTCACCTGAGACTTTGACACCTGAGTATACTCTCACCTATGATGCAGAACTGTGGAAGCTTATTTCTCAAGTGCATGATCCTCAGTATGTGGGAGAAACGTTCAGCAGTAGAACTGGGTTTATGCAATGTATTGGCAGCACGATAGAAAATGAGAGTGTTCCAGGTGATGaacaagataataaaatagaagCTAAAAATGAGCATGACCTCACAGTAAATAAttcagaggggacacatatatTTACTTCCTCAGCCACAGCTGGCTTTCTTTGCACTTCAAGTGCACAAGTCATATCAGAAATACCTCTTTCGAAATCGGACATACCTGTTTCAGAGTCCCTTCCACCAGTGATAGAACACATTTTGTCTTCAGGAGCAGCTCCATACAGACAGACtaagtacacatttgaaaaacctTTCCCAGAGGTTCATACAGAGTCTGATGATGATTGGATACTTATATGTGCATCTGACTCAGAGGATGATGATTTACCTTATTCACCAGAATCCTTGATAAACTACAGACCCATTTCCCCTGATTCAGTCATGGAAGAGAGAGCATCATCACCAGAATCTGTAACATCAGTCAATGAGTTTAGACCCCTCTCACCAGATTCCCCCATACCTGAATTTACTATTTCAATGCCTGAATATGTATCGTTTCTACGATCAGCATCATGTTCACCTGAAACTTTAGCATCAGATATAGATTATGCGTCATTTGAAAATATGGAATTTCAGCTTGAAGAATGCAGGCAATCATCTCCTGACTACACACTCTCCGAGGATGAGAATGAGAGAGAACGACCGTTGTCGTCTCAGTCTTTGCCTGAATACAGGCCCATGTCACTTGAATCAGCTATGCAAATGGGCAAAAGAGCATCATCTCCTGAATCGATGCCTGAGTTTAATGAGAACAGATCCCTTTCTCCAGACTCACCCATTCCCCAGTTTACAGTGCCATTGGAGTACACCTTTACACATAGGTCATCATCACCTGAATCCATGGGTTCGGATTCAGAGTGCGAGCTTATGGTCACATCTTCAAGAGACCCTGAGACTGACAGACCACCCTCACGTGAATCCATGTCATCGTCCAATGAGTTCAGTCGACTTATTCCAGACTCACCTGTCCCTGATTTTATGAGAATATTGTCCTCTTATTTTATTGATGCTACCCTTGTAGATAGATCTTCCTCACCAGTGTCTTTTTCGTCAGACTCTGAGTTTGTTGCTCTACCTATTGATTGTTGGATTGATGATAGCCCAAGGCCACTGAGCCCTCAAACTGTTGACTCAGAGGATGAATTAGCTTTTTGCTGTGAGGATACTGAACCTTTGAGTCCTGTGACACATTGTGACACTTCATTAGCCAGtcagtctttatcattaccTCACAAAGTCCCAATGGCTGAGACATTATCACTAATTCCAACTAGTGAGACGAAATCTAAGGATGGAAATATCAATCCTGACCTGCAAAAAATGACTGGACCAGAGGTTTTGTCATACGAAAGGATACAGTGGGAATCAGAAGCTGAAAGTAACTCAACTTTACAAACCACGGTTTGTGAGGAAGACTTCCCAAAGGACTTTTCTGTGAAACCATCGACAGTTCAAGTTACAccaagagagggaaagaagatCCTACTCATCCATGCTGGAGAATTGAAGAAGAACAAGGCAGGCTCACAAAGG GCTCCTGCTCAGAtactagaggaaccacagtcTCTCACAACTGATGAGGTGCAGAGCACACATGTGTCTGCTATAAAACTGACAGAAGACTCCAGGAAAATAGGTTTGGTGTTCGATGATGACAAGCCAATCAAATCCATCCCACTACAGCTACCTGAGCAGAACATACACACAACCCACAGATCTGTTACTCCAGTTCTACCTGCATCAGAGAATACATCGTGTTTTATGTCGGATAGATCCCTAAGGCCCTCAGGGTTTGAGCAGTCCAGTGAACTTTTTTCACCTATGTCCGGTCAGTTTTTGGTACCTCCAGATTATGAAGCAATATTTTCAGGACATCAAACCCTGAGAGTTTCTGAATCGagccaagttttttttaattatttgagtCCAGTATCTTCAGTGTTCGATGACTCAATTTCAGCTCATGGTGGGACTGAAGTCACCTCCAAGGGACACTTTGAAAATCCAGAAGACTTCGAGTTTTCCCCAGACTTTAATAGAGTCGTCTCAGAATTTGAGAAAACAGCCTCTGAATTTGAACATGAGCATTCAAAGGTCCTACCGAAAGAACTCAGGAAGGGATCGGCATCTCCACAGCACTCTGACTCAGATGGGGAATTCTTTGACTGCAAACAAGCCCTCTCTGACAACTCTGAACCAGAAGAAATGAAACTCAAACAGGAGATTGCCTATCGTATCTCTGAACCCCCGTCCCCAATGCCTGGGATTCGCTCTGATCTTGCCATGAAAGGCAGCCCTGAATACACTGCTCACTCTTTCCTTGGAGTGGAAGATTACAAGCGCTTCTCTTCTGGCAGTGAAAGTCTCAGTGAACTTGCTTATGATTCAGAGGGTTCACGGGAGTATCAAACAGAAGCATATCCCCCAGTGTGTGAGGAGCTCCCTTCCAGAGATCAGGCTGGGTATCACGATGATGATGACTTCCTGGGAAGG GAGATAGCAGAGGAGCTAGGGTTGCTGTCTTCTGACAGCTCAGAGGAGGAGGTGCTGACCACCAGGGTGGTCCGACGCAGAGTTATCATTCAG GCGGATGATCTCCCAGATATCCCCCCACAGACCGTCACAGAGGAGAAGTACACAGATGAGCATGGCAACATGGTGGTTAAAAAA ATCACTCGGAAGGTTATCCGTAAATACGTGTCACCGGATGGCATggagacacaggaagtgaccATTGAGGGCTCTCACCAGGAGACGGTGCACATTGAGGAGGGAGACACTGTGTCCAGAGTGGTGAAAAGGACTGTGCTGCGCAGTGAGGGCGATCAGAGAGAG TTGACCTTCTCAGAGCCCCTGGCCCTGGGCGCCGCCACATCATCAGAGTTCGAGGTGGAGCCAGTGAAAGGACGAAAGGTCAGCAAGGTTGTCAAGACGACGGTGGTGAGAGGCGAGAGGATGGAGAAGCAGACTGGAGACCCCTCTCTGGCTGCGGATCTCCCCTCAGCCAGGAAGGACTTTGAGAAG gCATTGAGCTATGCTGGAGGCTTTGGGAAAGTGCTCCTGCCTCATGTAGTAGAGAGAGAAGTTGTGCAGGACGACGGTTCTGTGGTTAAAAG AAGCGAGATGCGTAAGTCGCGAACCCAGAAGAGGACTGTGGTGAGGGATTCCCAGGGGAAGCACGTGCACCTCGAGCGCCACGACGACCCCCCCGACGCCCTGCAGCCCGACGCCCTGCAGCTGCACCTGCACCGCCTGCTGCAACGCTACTGTGAGGAcgaccaggaggaggaggaggaagaggaggaggaggaggaggaagaggaagaggagtggttTGAATAG